GTCTCTTCGCtctttaatgatttttttaaaagatccTTCACCCCGGATTGTATTCGGTTGTTTTTCAAACCGGTCACTTTTCCTGGACTGCGTGCCATCaactttttcagtttttggGCTCTCTGGCTACGATTGTATCTGTCCAAGTACGATTCATGCCCTGTTGAATCAagtcgataaattttcaccaactCCCTCCCTTCAATGcaacacaataaaaaatatcaaacctGGGTTGAATCCCATTCGCAAAACATTCTCCAGTTGAATTTCATCCGGGAATGGCCGAAGCGCGGAGACCGCTCTGCTCACTCCCACCTGAAAATGAAGTTGAAACacgttcgttgaaaaattcacacgTGCGAAATCACCACGTATTTACCCACCTGCATGTGTCTTACTCTGTGCTCGACCAAATCCGCACCCAGCAATTCGTCGTGCGTGCTCATTCTGATCGGTAGCACCTTGTCGATCATCTGTAATTACGGTcaagttcaaatttcgaaccaCTTCCATCCGTCTTCACACATGCTTACCCACAACAGAATAACCGACGATAGAAAACTCCAGCTGGCTAGACAAAGCACGGACAAGCTTTGAACCCCGAGTAGATACCATCCCCCACCTTAATTAAGGCAATCAGCAAATCGGTGTTAttagaaattttgataatccCCGTATATTTGGATGCGGttatatcataatttttttagttgaTGAATATTATACTCGGAGTTGTTTATACATGATTGGAATCGACCTCCGCATCATGGACAAAGTTCAATTCGTTCTCTTGgcttgtgtgaaaaaattttcatcctactTCACACGAATAATTGTGACATCTTGATCAATTGACGCATTCATAACGTACCTTTGAACAGGCCTCTTCGGCCGTTCGTCGTTGTCAATGGTCGAGGATTGTCCGCAAACAAACCAATCGCCAGTACTCCCCAAACTCCACTAGCTCCTACTTAAATAGAGTTTATACAGttcgttttattcaaaattcattgtaACTAAGGGAGGATAAAGGAACCTAAACCATTAAGGATCAATGGTCCGTAACGGGGAAATCAAAAGtcagggaaagagagagagaaaatcgttgaaaaaatctccAGCAATCTTAttgattcaaatgaaaatgaacgtGAATATGAAACAACATCTCTAAGCaggttttttctctctcgccaAGTTTTGATTCAGACCACCAGTCTTTTACCCTTCATCGTAGCTTAAATTCACCGTGAACTGCAAAAGCACCAACAGGATCGTCTATGCCCAGTTTGTCCAAAGCAGGCATCACGATGCAGGCTATAAACCCGCCGATTGATCCGACTACCAACGCTTCCCATGCTTGGAAGAGGAAACACCCGCCTGTATTCGAATAATTATACACGGCCGAATTAAGTGATTCTATATCGAACAAGACGCGATGTTGAAATGATGAGGCATATCAAGACTCAATGAAtgcatgaagaaaaattgattcatcAGTGCTGAGGAACAACTTTACGAACCATAACGtactgaatgaaaattcacctgTCACTGCGACCAGCGCTCCAAGGATGCCGTTAATCTGACTCAAAATGTCGATCCCGTTCGGGCCCATCAAGCTGAACCCAAACCCGATCAAGCCGCCACCCATGCTTGCCATCATCGTAGAGACGGCAGCTCTGGCCGCGTACTTCCACCGATCGCCACTTACGCCGTAAGTGCTTCCGCTGTTGAACGCCAGCCAACCCCACCTTGGAAGAATTCAATGCATGGGTGCATCATAATAGAAGTAAAAAGGACTGGAATCACTTGCAAATCAGTGAAACCCTTTAATATTGGAAATGATTTTGGAATCAGTGAAAAGTCAAAGGACTTTGAGGGTTCGCTGGAAACCCTTGGAAGTCAAGCTAGCCTTCAATATTGTAAGTCATTTGGAATATCACAAGACGATCTCCAAGTGATTTCCAATTTATTAGCTTCTCGGGTTTTACCAGAGGACGAACATTCCCATAACAGCGTTGACCGGGCAACCTGGTGGAAGAGGGTTCAACCCGTTGTCGTATCGGCCAAGTCTTGGTCCCAGCATCATGGCACCGGCTAGAGCTGCAACGGAAAGAGACTTGAGCTAAGGAATGGAAGGGATAATGGGTGACATGTGCCTCGTCTGCATCATCGACTTGCCGGAAATTCCACCGACCAGGTGAACCGGCCCTGATCCGGCAATGTCGACAACCCCCATTTGCTTCAGGAATCCATGATCGCCCCACACCCAGCCGGCGGGGATGCAGTAGACGATGGTGTTTAGGAAAGAAAAGAGGCTGTAGGCCTTGAAGTTGCACCTGAAATGCTCTTATTAATGAATTGAGGAAGTTACAAACTTAACAGTCGGATATGAAATTGTAAATCAAAGAAACTGTAGTGAGTTGAGTATCGTtcgaaaaatcacttgaaatcatACGATAGTGCTGAAGAACATCATATTCATGCTATTTTATCGTTTGCATTATATTAATTCCACGACTTCCAGTTTACCAAGTGATTTCCATTGATCGTCAATTCTTTCTTAGCGTTCTGAGTGATGTTGTGACTTACTGTGATTCTATCAATCCGGTAATCAGAGAAATGCGTCTAGAACGCTGAGAAATCATTGGAAATCAATGGGAACCATTTGGTACACTGGTCAATCAACGAGAGCACATCATGAGAcagaagtgaataaaaagcaCTGTAAGTCGACGTTAATGAATTGGAACCCAGCATTGGATTGCCAAGCTAAAGCTGAACCACCATAACACAACGCGCGGTTACCGCTCAGCCATGGCACCGCTGACGATGGTTGTGGCAGTGGTAGCAAAGCTGAGCTGAAAGAGAAACGCGGCGCAGGTTGAGCCCATGAGTTCATCATCGATGCTCGGATCGATAAGGAACCCGCCGATCCCAATGAAGGGGTTGACGGGCTGAGCCTTTCCGAAGCTCATCCCAAAGCCGAAGAGCCAGTAAGTGAGTCCGCCCAGGACGATGTCGACGACGTTCTTCATCATGATGTTGACTTCGTTTTTAAGCGACACGCAACCGGACTCGAGCATTCCGAACCCTGGAAAAGGTGGTATTGTATCTCGTGTAATACCGTGTAAAAAAAGTCCAGTAGAGGTTACACAGTCCTCGATTATTTTCACTTGTGACCATAACCGAAAAGTATGGTATATTCCAGAGCTGTAACAAGAATATCCGGTACGATCTATCTGATTGTGGTCACTCGCACTACACTTTCTTGCAAATAATAGCGATAGTTTGATTTTGGTGGAGTACCAAACCGATTTTACATAGTCAACTAAACAAATAGACTTGATGTGAAGCTAACGAGTAAATGTAAGAACTGACAACTATGTAATTACTTGTACCGCAGGTAGTTCTTACGATTTCCATTTTGCCGGAGTCTTCCACTAAAGACGGTGACGCATAGAATTTCCCAGACTTACCTGTCTGCATAGTGAATATGATGAAGGAGGAGCTGACGATCCATATCGTGTCCTCCTTTGATATGTTGTAGATCGAGCTCGAGTATCTGAGATCGGTGATCTCGAGTCTTTGCACGTCGCTTATAGCTAATACGGATTGATTTttgaggtaaaaattgttgtaaGGAGCCTCAGAGTTGGTTGATTCCTCCATGTCGGCTGCCTAAAAGTCGAAAACCTGTGTATAGACGTGAACTAACGTAAATGGTATCTTTACCTAGCGAACGTAGACTTGGATCGTATCCTAACTGCAGCTGATTGTGGGCGCAAACACAGATCAAAGAAATTTAATCGGAGAAAAACAAGTACATTATTTACCATCGATTCTCCTTACCTATTCTTTTTCTGCAAATCAATGTGCCGTACGACGATCGTTTAAGTCGTTTGCAGGacatagaaagaaagagagagagagagagagagagagagagaaaaaacaagtaaaaaaagaaaaagagagaagaaaaaataggaAGGTCAAATCTGGGGTTAATATAATATCAATGTTATATTATGCAAAGGAGGAATGGACGTGTATTACGCtattactaaaaaaatttcagaccaTATAGAAACcgaaaaatatgtaataaacatatttatatgcaatatatgaaaatttatacatatataatatgatgTCATCGTAGTGtcaatacatatacatatacatatctacatatatgtatgtatgtacataattatattcatcctgtatacatatataatatgtatacatatgtatatatatattgtattcaGATTACATTATGAAT
The genomic region above belongs to Diprion similis isolate iyDipSimi1 chromosome 8, iyDipSimi1.1, whole genome shotgun sequence and contains:
- the LOC124409999 gene encoding putative ammonium transporter 2 isoform X2, whose translation is MEESTNSEAPYNNFYLKNQSVLAISDVQRLEITDLRYSSSIYNISKEDTIWIVSSSFIIFTMQTGFGMLESGCVSLKNEVNIMMKNVVDIVLGGLTYWLFGFGMSFGKAQPVNPFIGIGGFLIDPSIDDELMGSTCAAFLFQLSFATTATTIVSGAMAERCNFKAYSLFSFLNTIVYCIPAGWVWGDHGFLKQMGVVDIAGSGPVHLVGGISALAGAMMLGPRLGRYDNGLNPLPPGCPVNAVMGMFVLWWGWLAFNSGSTYGVSGDRWKYAARAAVSTMMASMGGGLIGFGFSLMGPNGIDILSQINGILGALVAVTGGCFLFQAWEALVVGSIGGFIACIVMPALDKLGIDDPVGAFAVHGASGVWGVLAIGLFADNPRPLTTTNGRRGLFKGGGWYLLGVQSLSVLCLASWSFLSSVILLWMIDKVLPIRMSTHDELLGADLVEHRVRHMQVGVSRAVSALRPFPDEIQLENVLRMGFNPGHESYLDRYNRSQRAQKLKKLMARSPGKVTGLKNNRIQSGVKDLLKKSLKSEETPKLSWIE
- the LOC124409999 gene encoding putative ammonium transporter 2 isoform X1, with amino-acid sequence MEESTNSEAPYNNFYLKNQSVLAISDVQRLEITDLRYSSSIYNISKEDTIWIVSSSFIIFTMQTGFGMLESGCVSLKNEVNIMMKNVVDIVLGGLTYWLFGFGMSFGKAQPVNPFIGIGGFLIDPSIDDELMGSTCAAFLFQLSFATTATTIVSGAMAERCNFKAYSLFSFLNTIVYCIPAGWVWGDHGFLKQMGVVDIAGSGPVHLVGGISALAGAMMLGPRLGRYDNGLNPLPPGCPVNAVMGMFVLWWGWLAFNSGSTYGVSGDRWKYAARAAVSTMMASMGGGLIGFGFSLMGPNGIDILSQINGILGALVAVTGGCFLFQAWEALVVGSIGGFIACIVMPALDKLGIDDPVGAFAVHVGASGVWGVLAIGLFADNPRPLTTTNGRRGLFKGGGWYLLGVQSLSVLCLASWSFLSSVILLWMIDKVLPIRMSTHDELLGADLVEHRVRHMQVGVSRAVSALRPFPDEIQLENVLRMGFNPGHESYLDRYNRSQRAQKLKKLMARSPGKVTGLKNNRIQSGVKDLLKKSLKSEETPKLSWIE